The following proteins are encoded in a genomic region of Danio rerio strain Tuebingen ecotype United States chromosome 16, GRCz12tu, whole genome shotgun sequence:
- the LOC141378160 gene encoding paraneoplastic antigen Ma1 homolog — MDLLQVVELWSQQINLDPGKYFILTKVPIDVSEDIISEVLNTVKVFGCAKIRGRRGDNTGSQMFVLVETSLEIDTDTVPPEVGIPGEVGPWGVHVPSVEVVPEGVVPDGDFQEKLISWLSQEGKSLEDVKPILSTDKMSNVGGDLVQALDRLVERCNQAPVESLSYRKLRVFSGQQPIPPGEEDYDSWMEQATQMVSEWQCTESSKKQRIVESLRGSAADIIRFVKMGSSDVTAMDYLKALDTAYGSTESETDLTVKFSCTYQEPGEKLSSYLYRLDKILHRLFLKGGIRLEDLNRKRMEQVVKGALTSDPVALRLRMMSSLRDPPGFSQLLREVREEENWISARSSANPVVSSKPAVVVPRGAASEEIECLKRDVKELTTQVGKLLKTVTSSPTVDETSQVHCMGPAKASGFSALAANKGSNTVSRVGIFCYKCGEDGHTRRECQGVEDLRKVNQKLIRQSRQSGNYGGTL, encoded by the coding sequence ATGGACCTTTTGCAGGTTGTGGAGTTGTGGAGTCAACAGATAAATCTCGATCctggtaaatattttattttgaccaAAGTGCCAATTGATGTGAGCGAGGATATAATTTCAGAAGTGTTAAACACAGTAAAAGTGTTTGGATGTGCTAAAATACGGGGCCGTCGTGGGGACAACACTGGTTCGCAGATGTTTGTGTTAGTGGAGACCAGTTTGGAGATTGACACTGACACTGTTCCACCTGAAGTGGGTATTCCTGGTGAGGTGGGACCATGGGGAGTACATGTCCCATCCGTGGAAGTTGTTCCCGAGGGGGTTGTACCAGATGGGGATTTTCAAGAGAAATTAATTAGTTGGCTGAGTCAGGAGGGTAAGTCTTTAGAAGACGTGAAGCCGATTCTCAGTACTGACAAGATGTCTAATGTAGGTGGAGACTTGGTACAGGCTCTTGATCGGCTGGTAGAAAGGTGTAACCAGGCACCTGTTGAGTCTCTGAGTTATCGCAAATTGCGGGTGTTTTCTGGCCAACAACCTATTCCCCCTGGGGAGGAGGATTATGACTCCTGGATGGAACAGGCCACCCAAATGGTTAGTGAGTGGCAGTGTACAGAGTCTAGCAAAAAACAACGAATTGTGGAAAGCTTGAGGGGGTCAGCAGCTGACATCATTCGATTTGTGAAAATGGGTAGTTCAGATGTCACTGCCATGGACTATTTAAAGGCTTTAGACACAGCTTATGGCAGTACAGAAAGTGAGACTGACCTAACTGTGAAGTTCAGTTGTACGTACCAAGAGCCAGGCGAGAAGCTCTCAAGTTATTTGTATCGGCTGGATAAGATCCTCCATCGACTCTTTTTGAAAGGGGGTATTAGATTAGAAGATCTGAATCGAAAACGGATGGAACAGGTTGTTAAAGGTGCACTCACCTCTGATCCAGTAGCTCTGAGACTCAGAATGATGTCTAGTTTACGTGATCCACCTGGGTTTTCGCAGCTACTACGTGAGGTTAGAGAGGAGGAAAATTGGATCAGTGCCCGGAGCAGTGCTAATCCTGTAGTAAGTTCAAAACCTGCTGTAGTTGTGCCTAGGGGGGCTGCCTCGGAGGAAATAGAGTGCTTGAAAAGAGACGTGAAGGAATTAACCACACAAGTAGGGAAGTTGTTGAAAACTGTAACGTCTTCTCCTACAGTGGATGAAACTTCACAGGTCCATTGTATGGGCCCCGCAAAGGCTTCTGGTTTTTCTGCCTTGGCCGCAAACAAGGGGTCCAATACTGTTTCTAGAGTTGGGATTTTCTGTTATAAGTGTGGCGAAGATGGTCATACTAGAAGGGAATGTCAAGGGGTAGAGGATCTGCGCAAGGTAAACCAGAAACTGATTAGACAGAGTAGGCAGTCGGGAAACTACGGTGGAACTCTGTGA